The Jaculus jaculus isolate mJacJac1 chromosome 1, mJacJac1.mat.Y.cur, whole genome shotgun sequence nucleotide sequence cagtgatgctgtattttgtcaaaggtcttttctgaatctcttgaaatgatcatgttgtttttctgtttagccttgtttatatgatgtattacattggcagatttccatatgttggacCATTCCTGTGATCCTGGGATAAATCTCACTTactcaaggtagataatgctttttgggccttgagaggccctggtgtgaggcctagtggaacttcctgagcctagctaaagcttGGTGACCTgtgtctggccagctaggactcagcaagacgcctaatggcttcttgcctgctactccagaggagttggaattatcatttcaatagtcacagtttactattggcccttacctcttcccccatcctaaaatccctgccttcatcccccaCATTACATAGGCatctgcttgtaacaataaagtgagttcctgtgaggccctgcttccacaagactcccgactctgtggtttttctccggtgaatAGGAGAGGTTTTGAATCGCCCAAAGTCCACCCTTCTcatcaaccccttgggaggaaccagctggcctggtcccttctcagcactacctgcccactggggaggagcctggcaaaTGCTGTTGATGTTTTGTTGTAttcagtttgtgagaattttATTCAATATCTTTGAATATAAGTTCAtcttaccttattttttaaatgcatagtATTTCATTGTTCCATCATCACTCTATGTGTAATACCATACTTCTTGCAACTTGCAAGTGATCAACATTCCCTTATCCCTCCATTACTTCTATTATCTTGAACTTCCTGTGGTCACAAGTCCAGGGTTGGGGGACGGGGCCGACCAGGGTGGGTCTAAGTTGATGAGGGTATGGGGCAGAACTGAGAGGTTCTGATGTAGCAGTGGGCTGGGGCAGAGCGGAGCAGGACCAaagtgtgtgtgtcgggggggggggggggttgggatcTGCAGGCAGAGATGTGTGGAGCTGGTCAATTGCCTGTGCCTGGCAGCGCAGCTGGAACTAGTGGCTTGGGTCTCCTGTCTCCAGTTAATGAGAGAGTAGCCTGAGGCTGAGACTCTAGCTAAGATGGCTGCTTGGGTTGACTGGGGACTGGTGGGTTACctaagagcatgggaatcagccaattcccttttcTTGCCCTTGTGCACCCtaccactggtgatctattagagattgctttgCTCTAAACAACCCAGTGACCCCTtaattccttgcctctccttcccaggaGGTGAGGCCCAGTTAGGCAGATgctatcttgactggaagtctcgacatattttttttataaggaTCCCAGCTATGACCCTGAGAGTGACTGTGGAGGAAGAACTGAAATCCTTCAGGACTAATTACTGAGGAAAAAGTACATGGGAGCATGGAGGTGACAGTCTAGCACACTCAATAGAATCATTCCAGGATTCCCAGCAGAGTGATGATATAGATTAGTTTGGACTTTTTGCTTTCAATAATTGAGCAACCTACCTGTATTAGTCATTTTTCTCACTGATATGACAAAACACCTGTCAAAAACAGCTAAGTCATGAGTCCTCTTTGGCTCAAAATTTGAAGGTATATTCTCCCATAAAGAGGAGAATCTGAAGTTCTTGAGCATTGGGCAAGTTCAgaattataaatttattaatcTCTGTATTGTTCTTCATAGACAAAGATGAATAAAGGAACATAGCAGTAATAAAAACTGCAAAAACCTTAATGCATGGATATTATTTCACTCATGTAATCAAACTATAACAGGTGTCAGACTCATATGAGGGACAAAAGACAAACCAATTAGCACGTGCAGCACTATGACCTGAgtactagtcaacagggaggagcctTCCAGCTAAGTTCTAAAAGTTCAAGTTGCTCATTGTCCTGCAGTTGAACCAGGTGGTGTCTAAGGCAATAGGAAGTTACCACCTAGTTATGGCTGGCACCCAAGAACCTTGGAAATAGCCTCTCTTGTTTTGGGGGCATCCCTGactcaatgggaaatattcaacTGAAGCACAGAAATGACAACACTTTTGAGAGTGTTACCTCCTAAACCCTGTTTTGTCCATGCATAATCTGGATTAGAGGAAGTAAATAATGACCCATCCAAGACCACATTCCCAGAATGAAttcatctcccaactaaaatcgCCAGTCACTTTAGATGCACATATATACTGCAGTTCTCTATTCAACAGCATGAAATTATTTATTACAACCATATACATATCAAGCAACAGTAAGCAGATGTTTGAGAAATTTATTAAGGTTTATATAGCTATGGAGGTAGAGAACAAAGCTTTAGCCAAATTAAAAGTGGTTGCATATTTACAAGTCTAAATTGACTATAGCTTAGCTCAAGTTACATGTaataatttttgtatttaaaatctGGAGTCATTTTAATATTTCTGTTGAAAATTTCACCCTGATATGAACCCAAAACATATAGAAGATGTAGCTATTACAGTGTTTCAAACACTATTTAAATTTCTCACAAAATTGCCTATTGAACATACCTTATTTCTTAACTACTGAattgtaagtttgagaccagaaATTCATCTTCATAACAGGAAGTACCATTTCTTGGGTATTAATCAAAAGACTCAAAGATTTCTGCAGAGATACTGAGATAATATCAACATGGAGCAAGGTACTTTGCTTTAAGTCTTGAATCTAATATGTCTGTAAAATTGCaaaccactaacctttggtaaagaacagtttcctcatttgtggaACAGAAGTAATAATTTCTTTGCCTATTACACAAGTAACATCTtggttagaatttttttttcttatttcctgtgttttcttgtcATTGTGTTTTCCTGGGTTGTACACAAGGTCATTAGTTTGATGTATGTTTCAAATTTTGCTTCTAGTTTGTGATATGTTTACTTAAATGTTCTAAGATGAGTaccaagaagtttttttttttgtttgtttgtttctgcctTGTACTCCTTCAAGTTCTAtagttttgtccatttttatatatttaatctaTATTACATCATATTTGCATATTCAACTTTATTCATTGCATACAAATTGCTTTCTTTCCCAACATGTATGGAAGAAGCTAAACTGATGTAGCTCCATGATTCATTGTTGGTATTATGCTGAGACATCAACTGACTTTTATGTACTGGTTGATTTCTGGACATTCTAttctttctcctgtattttttttgtttgtttgttttctcatctCTTGGTTTGCCATTCTGTTATAAACATTGTGGCTTTGATGACTGcagatttctgattttttttttttcgaggtagggtctcactctagcccaggctgacctggaatttactatgaagtctcagggtggcctcgaactcatggcaatcctcctacctctgcctcccgtgtgctgggattaaaggcgtgtgccaccacgcccggcttgatgtATATTTAAATCAGGAATTTTTATACccttagtttgtttttttctttcttaaatttaagGAGGTGTGATTTGTGTCCCATTAAAGATAAATCTAACTtcatgattattttaatttttataacattttaaatttgtatgcacatgtatgtgtgtatttgtatgttttcatgtgtgtgcagttcAGAGGACAACTACTTGTCAGTCCTCATGTTCTCCtagtttgaggcagggcctcactcactATTCTAATGTCTAGCTTCCGAGAAATTCTGTCACTCTGTCGTTcatcctccttttctcctttctcaccCACCCAATTCTCATCACAACTTTGATTTCCCCATGGTGTTGGGGGAATCAGTATTCAAGTACTTGGAATTGCATACCAAGAGTTTTATCCTCCCCAGTCCTCttgtcctatttttttaatttttttgtttatttttatttatttatttcagagtgacagacagagagtgaaagaggcacatagagagaatgggcacgccaaggcttccaaccactgcaaatgaactccagatgtgtgtgcccccttgtgcatctggatattgtgggtcctggggaattgagcctcaaacaagggtccttaggcttcacaggcaagtgcgtaactgctaagccatctctccagcccctcttttcctatttttataaaTTACTCTTCTATAATTTCAGGGATAAATAGAATTAGATAATATGCTATTTGTGGTTATTGAAATTCTTGAGAACATATACTTCAAGATCCAAGAACATATAAGTAATGTTTTAACAacattatgtaaaataaaactattttgggATATGATATTGGACTTATGCAGGATTATAATCTCAAAATGATTATTAAGAACACAACCATATGAAAACTGTTGTTTTCTGTGTTGTATAAGTGtaatgaattttaaatgaaaatataacaagTGTCAGATTCATATTAGGGACAAAGGAAAACCTTATCTGTCTACCAACCCCACTCACCACTGATTACAGATCAGCaaaacatttcaaataaattGTACTGAGCAGTCTGGGATACTGACAGAATCTAGTACTATAATCTTGATTTTTGTTACTGGATTGCATcttatttttggaaaataaatacatttaagatCTTCTCTAAACTTGccacattctcaaaggaaaaggACAGAGTTCCTCTGTGTAAAAGAACTGCTGAAAAAAATCTAACTTTAAGACATATTACAAATATTCTTTGGCAATAGAGGTTTAAAAAATTTCTACATGCCTTATAATTAATTTAGTAAACCCAATGAAGAACTTGCTTTTCCAACAAATTTATGAAATGCACTTTTGACCTCCTTGTTTCTCAGGCTATACACTAGAGGATTCAGCATGGGGATGACCATGGTGTAGAACACAGATGCCACCTTGTCAGTGTCCATggagtgactggagctgggcTGTAAGTAAGTGAAAATGACTGTTCCAAAGAAGATGAAAACAGTGGTGAGGTGGGATGCACAGGTAGAGAAGgcctttctctgtccctcagcTGAATGCATCCTCAGGattgcaacaaaaataaggaggtAAGAGATCAATATAATGAAGAGAGTGAAAAAAACATCAAGTGCCGCCACTGAGAATAGCACAATCTCATTTGTGTAGATATCAGAGCAAGAAATAGCCAGTAGTGGGGGAATATCACAGAAAAAGTGATTAATCACATTAGAATGACAGAAGGAGAGATGGAAGGTAAAAGCAACATGGGTAGAGGATTGCAAGAGTGCACACATGTAGGAGCCAGTGGCCATTAAGACACATGTTGAACTTGTCATGGTGGTGGTGTAATGCAGGGGCTTACACACTGCTGCATGGCGGTCAAAGGCCATGGAGGCCAGGAGGAAACTTTCATTGATGGCAAAGGTAAGGAAGAAGAACATCTGGGCAGCACATGCACTGTAGGAAATGACTTTATCCCCTGTGAGAAACCCCACCACCACCTTAGGAGTGATAGCAGAGGCATAAACACAGTCCACCAGGGAGAGGTGactgaggaagaagtacatgggagtGTGGAGATGAGAGTCCAGCAGAATCAACATGATCATCCCAAGGTTCCCAACCACAGTGATGATGTAAATGACTGTGAAGATTATAAATAAAGGGACTTGCAGCTCAGGGGTATCTGTTAGTCCTACAAGAATAAATTCAGTCACCTCTGAAATATTCTCCATCCAAATAATTTGGGAGTCATAGATTATGATGGGTTACTTGAATATCACCATAAGATATGAAGAATGATCAAGTTCCCTTGCTCATGTTTCAGTTTTCTGTCCAGTGCAGAAGTCTGTATGAAAGGCAGTGGACTGAGTGCCAAGTTGGGGCAGGCAGTTTGTTGATATGGAAATGAGGCAGCTGGGGCATCTTTGCTTGGCTGCCATGGGTGGTAGTTCATATCGAAAACCTGGGGCTCGATTCCATTTGCTTTGTATAGTATACTAGGTTACTGCAAAACACATAGGATTCATTACTTCTATTCATAATATCTACCAGCATTCTTATCTATGATAGCATTGAAATATTAATTAGCAAAATATACTATGAAGAGCATGTAGCTATACTTTTAGTGAATATATGACAAAACCCAGGAAAATTAATTTCCTCTTTCTGATATATATGTCTCACTAACATGAAGCTATGCAATGATCTGGGACCAGACTCTATAGGAAGTGTATGATTTATGAGTACTCTTAGGTAGAAACTTGCCTTTAAATAGTGGAAGCTGTgggaaaattcataacattaATGTTGTGGCACAGTTCATTGTATCAAATGTAAAGGATGATTTTCCAAAGCTAGAAGTGAAGGGTTAGTTGCTTTCTCTTCATGTCACATACACTTCTTTAATCTGTTTTTACATAGACATTTCTTTCTAATTCTATCATCATACTT carries:
- the LOC101595282 gene encoding olfactory receptor 5B12-like, with protein sequence MENISEVTEFILVGLTDTPELQVPLFIIFTVIYIITVVGNLGMIMLILLDSHLHTPMYFFLSHLSLVDCVYASAITPKVVVGFLTGDKVISYSACAAQMFFFLTFAINESFLLASMAFDRHAAVCKPLHYTTTMTSSTCVLMATGSYMCALLQSSTHVAFTFHLSFCHSNVINHFFCDIPPLLAISCSDIYTNEIVLFSVAALDVFFTLFIILISYLLIFVAILRMHSAEGQRKAFSTCASHLTTVFIFFGTVIFTYLQPSSSHSMDTDKVASVFYTMVIPMLNPLVYSLRNKEVKSAFHKFVGKASSSLGLLN